The Desulfosporosinus acidiphilus SJ4 genome has a window encoding:
- a CDS encoding ABC transporter ATP-binding protein, which yields MNLAIDCQGLSKRFGAYTAVQGVTFQIPYGAIMGFVGPNGAGKTTTIRMVCGVLVPTDGKATVLGYDVKSQPEEIKQRIGYMSQKFSLYDDLTVKENLDFYAGVYNLRGKEAAAQKDRVIERIGLRERTSQLVSSLSGGWKQRVALACALLHNPQLLVLDEPTAGVDPVSRRIFWDIIRQLAHEGMTILVSTHYMDEAASCDYLGFVFYGRLIAFGSPEEMKEREGKDSLDDLFIYYVEHEASEDPRNIAARKGGEG from the coding sequence ATGAATCTAGCAATCGATTGCCAAGGTTTAAGTAAGCGATTTGGTGCCTATACGGCTGTTCAAGGTGTTACGTTTCAAATCCCTTATGGTGCCATTATGGGCTTTGTGGGACCTAATGGGGCTGGCAAGACGACCACTATTCGTATGGTATGCGGAGTTCTGGTTCCCACTGACGGGAAGGCGACAGTGCTGGGTTACGATGTCAAGAGTCAGCCTGAGGAAATTAAGCAGCGAATCGGTTATATGTCCCAGAAGTTTAGTCTCTACGATGATTTAACCGTCAAAGAAAATCTTGATTTTTATGCAGGAGTGTATAACTTGCGTGGAAAAGAGGCTGCTGCTCAGAAAGATCGGGTCATCGAGCGAATTGGTCTGCGTGAAAGAACCTCCCAGTTAGTTTCTTCTCTTTCCGGTGGTTGGAAGCAGCGAGTGGCTTTAGCCTGCGCTTTGCTGCATAATCCCCAATTGTTGGTTTTGGATGAACCAACTGCCGGGGTAGATCCTGTCTCCCGGCGGATTTTTTGGGATATTATACGTCAGTTGGCCCATGAAGGCATGACTATTTTGGTCAGCACCCACTATATGGATGAAGCAGCCTCCTGTGATTACCTGGGTTTTGTATTTTATGGACGTTTGATTGCTTTCGGTTCCCCGGAGGAAATGAAGGAGAGAGAAGGTAAAGATAGCTTAGATGACCTTTTTATTTATTATGTAGAACATGAAGCTTCGGAGGATCCTCGCAATATTGCGGCTAGAAAGGGAGGGGAGGGCTGA
- a CDS encoding TetR/AcrR family transcriptional regulator: MSKNPNLRIKKTVEERRQDILQAALKVFSENGYKGSTTAEIARQAGVAEGTIFRHFATKKDLLTAVLEPKIIEGLVVLDKEKRDSSPEDFFRSFLRNRLELIQENVGLFRLMFAEAQYHSEVREALFQGILGPGMRVIKPWFDKGIAQGIFKPLPFIPTMRSFMGMAMFYGVFNYLFPDIAPEKTLEEAADHISELFLHGLTR, from the coding sequence ATGAGTAAAAACCCAAACCTTCGCATTAAGAAAACTGTGGAAGAACGGCGCCAAGATATTCTGCAAGCGGCCCTTAAAGTATTTTCTGAAAATGGCTATAAAGGTTCTACTACTGCAGAGATTGCTCGCCAAGCCGGAGTTGCTGAAGGAACGATCTTCCGGCATTTTGCAACGAAGAAAGATTTGCTGACAGCCGTTTTGGAGCCGAAAATTATTGAAGGTCTGGTTGTCCTGGACAAGGAAAAAAGAGATAGCAGTCCTGAAGACTTTTTTCGCAGTTTTCTGAGGAATCGCTTAGAACTGATTCAAGAAAATGTCGGGTTATTCCGCTTGATGTTCGCAGAAGCCCAGTATCATTCCGAAGTGAGGGAAGCTTTGTTTCAAGGTATTCTGGGCCCAGGGATGAGGGTCATCAAACCATGGTTTGATAAAGGAATCGCTCAAGGTATATTCAAGCCCTTGCCCTTCATACCAACCATGCGAAGTTTTATGGGAATGGCTATGTTTTATGGGGTTTTCAATTATCTTTTCCCTGATATAGCGCCTGAGAAGACTCTTGAAGAGGCAGCCGACCACATTTCTGAGCTTTTTTTGCATGGATTAACACGTTAA
- a CDS encoding ABC transporter permease: protein MTRFLKRTYRGLLLPLVLILVWEILNYLGLVNAYLLPPPSGIIDRLFSLAHNGELLKNLSASLYRVGCGFGLAICLALPLGFLLGLARKAQGYLSPFLTFLQQIPAIAWIPMFILWLGIDEASKITIITYSGFFPIFLNTMHGISNTDPKLKEAASTFGLSPGQIIIRVYLPSAAPSIFIGMRLGLSFCWRSLVAAELLGASKGIGYLIQEGRELAQPDLMIAGVLVIGLTGLVLDFFFRRLEKMILPWRETFEADEVPKWQPF from the coding sequence ATGACGAGATTCTTAAAGAGAACCTATAGGGGTTTGCTGCTACCCCTTGTCCTTATTCTTGTTTGGGAAATACTAAATTACTTGGGCTTGGTTAACGCTTACCTTCTTCCCCCTCCTTCAGGCATTATTGACCGGCTTTTTTCCCTTGCCCATAACGGGGAATTATTAAAAAATTTAAGTGCCAGCTTATATCGCGTTGGCTGCGGTTTTGGTCTGGCGATCTGTCTTGCTCTGCCTTTAGGGTTTTTATTAGGCCTGGCACGTAAAGCCCAGGGATACTTATCTCCCTTCTTAACCTTTTTACAGCAGATACCGGCAATTGCCTGGATACCCATGTTTATTCTTTGGCTGGGCATTGATGAAGCCTCTAAAATAACCATTATTACATACTCCGGCTTTTTTCCCATCTTTTTAAATACCATGCACGGGATCTCTAACACGGACCCTAAGCTGAAAGAAGCGGCTTCCACCTTCGGTCTTTCACCAGGGCAGATTATTATCAGAGTCTATCTTCCTTCTGCTGCGCCTTCCATCTTTATTGGGATGAGGCTTGGTCTCAGCTTTTGTTGGCGTTCCCTGGTAGCTGCTGAGCTTCTGGGGGCTTCCAAAGGAATTGGTTACCTTATTCAGGAGGGACGAGAGCTGGCTCAGCCAGATCTAATGATTGCCGGAGTCTTAGTCATTGGACTCACGGGACTGGTCCTGGATTTTTTCTTTCGGCGTCTCGAGAAAATGATCTTGCCCTGGCGAGAAACATTTGAAGCAGATGAGGTACCCAAATGGCAGCCTTTCTAG
- a CDS encoding aminotransferase class I/II-fold pyridoxal phosphate-dependent enzyme: protein MPAKRLSGLGASVFTEMDNLKKTLEQEGKSLINLSIGSPDRAPAEELRQILSRAVLEDTQYGYTLTRGTGEFRKACAQWYRERFDVYLDPDSEVLPLMGSQDGLAHIFLTYIDPGDLALIPDPGYPIYTAGLLLAGGEKAAIPLLEKNGFLPNLQEINPDLAQRAKLMFLNYPNNPTAAVASLSFFEEVVEFAKTYNLLICHDAAYSELAFDGFRPVSFLQARGAKEVGIEFHSLSKTYNLAGVRLGFAVGNSEAIGALAQLKSNIDYGVFGPVLTMGAAALSLPESSIEENRRAYQRRRDILVEGCARAGWKMPLPQGSMFIWAQVPTKQDSVTFARELAREAGVIVVPGRAFGDHGEGYVRLAMVQEDGILEEAVRRIQEFLKNRLG, encoded by the coding sequence ATGCCCGCAAAACGATTATCTGGGCTGGGGGCCTCAGTTTTTACAGAAATGGACAATTTAAAAAAGACGCTGGAACAAGAGGGCAAATCATTAATCAACCTGAGTATTGGAAGTCCTGATCGGGCTCCGGCTGAAGAACTTCGCCAGATTCTCAGCCGTGCAGTTTTGGAGGATACGCAATATGGCTATACTCTGACCCGCGGGACGGGGGAATTTCGCAAGGCCTGTGCTCAGTGGTATCGGGAACGTTTTGATGTTTACTTAGATCCGGATTCTGAAGTTCTGCCTTTAATGGGTTCTCAGGATGGTTTGGCACATATCTTTTTGACCTATATTGACCCGGGTGATTTGGCTTTAATTCCCGACCCTGGTTATCCTATATACACAGCGGGCCTATTACTGGCAGGTGGAGAGAAGGCAGCAATTCCGCTGCTGGAGAAGAATGGTTTCTTGCCAAACCTTCAAGAAATTAATCCGGACTTGGCCCAAAGAGCCAAACTTATGTTCCTTAACTACCCGAATAATCCAACGGCTGCCGTGGCCTCCTTGTCTTTCTTCGAAGAGGTTGTGGAATTTGCCAAAACCTATAATCTTCTTATTTGCCACGATGCCGCTTATTCTGAATTGGCTTTTGATGGGTTCAGGCCCGTAAGCTTTTTGCAAGCTCGCGGTGCTAAAGAAGTGGGTATTGAATTTCATTCTCTTTCTAAGACCTATAATTTGGCGGGAGTGCGTTTGGGTTTTGCAGTGGGAAATTCTGAAGCTATTGGAGCCCTTGCACAACTTAAATCCAATATTGACTATGGAGTGTTTGGCCCAGTCCTGACGATGGGTGCTGCTGCGCTCAGTTTACCCGAGAGTTCCATTGAAGAAAACCGGCGGGCTTATCAGAGACGAAGAGATATTTTGGTAGAGGGGTGTGCTCGTGCAGGCTGGAAAATGCCTCTGCCTCAGGGTTCTATGTTTATTTGGGCTCAGGTTCCGACGAAGCAGGATTCAGTAACCTTTGCCAGGGAGTTAGCACGGGAAGCGGGTGTCATTGTTGTTCCGGGAAGGGCTTTCGGAGATCATGGCGAAGGTTATGTACGGCTGGCTATGGTTCAAGAAGACGGCATTTTAGAAGAAGCTGTCCGGCGTATCCAAGAGTTTTTGAAGAACAGACTGGGTTGA
- the ilvD gene encoding dihydroxy-acid dehydratase, with product MNSDAVTTTVPHRALFHALGLTNEEMERPLIGIVSSKNDIVPGHMNLDKIVDAVKIGVAMAGGTPLVFPAIAVCDGLAMGHQGMKYSLVTRELIADSTEAMTLAHAFDALVMVPNCDKNVPGLLMAAARLNIPTIFVSGGPMLAGIVDGQKTSFSSVSEAVSEFQAGKITKEKLSEYENKACPTCGSCSGMYTANSMNCLTEVLGMGLRGNGTIPAVYSERIQLAKYAGMQIMELLKKNIRPRDIMTEDAFRNALTLDMALGCSTNSMLHLPAIAHECGIELNVDIANGISDKTPNLCHLAPAGHTYIEDLHEAGGIYAVMNEVNKLGLLKTDLMTCTGKTVGENIAGCLNKNTNVIRPAENPYSQTGGIAVLKGNLAPDSCVVKRSAVAPDMLKHEGPAKVFDCEEDAMTAITTGKIVPGDVVVIRYEGPKGGPGMREMLNPTSAIMGSGLGESVALITDGRFSGATRGAAIGHVSPEAAVGGNIALIEDGDIIQIDIMSNKIDVKLSDDELAKRRAKWVPRKPKITTGFLARYAGMVTSGNRGAVLELPKQ from the coding sequence ATGAATAGCGATGCTGTAACCACTACTGTACCCCATCGAGCCTTGTTTCATGCTTTGGGTTTAACAAATGAGGAAATGGAAAGGCCCTTAATTGGGATTGTCAGTTCTAAAAATGATATTGTTCCTGGGCATATGAATTTAGACAAAATAGTGGATGCAGTTAAGATCGGTGTCGCTATGGCAGGAGGAACTCCTCTTGTTTTTCCGGCAATTGCGGTATGTGACGGACTTGCCATGGGGCATCAAGGCATGAAGTATTCCCTCGTTACAAGAGAATTAATTGCCGATTCTACGGAAGCCATGACCCTGGCCCATGCCTTTGACGCTCTGGTTATGGTTCCCAACTGCGATAAGAATGTTCCCGGTTTGTTAATGGCTGCAGCACGGCTGAATATACCAACGATCTTTGTCAGCGGCGGACCGATGCTGGCTGGCATTGTAGATGGACAAAAAACGAGTTTTTCCAGCGTTTCGGAGGCTGTCAGCGAGTTCCAAGCCGGAAAAATTACGAAAGAAAAATTATCGGAATATGAAAATAAGGCTTGCCCTACGTGTGGTTCCTGTTCAGGTATGTATACTGCTAACAGCATGAACTGCTTAACGGAAGTTTTAGGAATGGGTCTTCGAGGTAACGGGACGATCCCGGCGGTTTATTCCGAAAGGATTCAACTTGCCAAATATGCGGGAATGCAGATTATGGAATTGCTGAAGAAAAATATTCGTCCGCGGGATATCATGACTGAAGATGCCTTTAGAAATGCATTAACCTTAGATATGGCTCTGGGCTGCAGCACAAATAGCATGCTGCATCTTCCGGCAATTGCCCACGAATGTGGTATTGAATTAAATGTGGATATCGCTAATGGAATCAGTGACAAAACACCGAATCTCTGTCATCTCGCACCTGCCGGCCATACCTACATTGAAGATCTGCACGAGGCTGGCGGCATTTATGCAGTAATGAATGAAGTCAACAAACTAGGTTTGCTCAAAACAGATTTAATGACCTGTACTGGGAAAACCGTTGGAGAAAATATTGCCGGTTGTCTCAATAAAAATACGAACGTCATTAGACCTGCTGAGAATCCCTACAGCCAAACAGGAGGAATCGCAGTCCTAAAAGGAAACCTGGCTCCTGATTCCTGCGTTGTAAAACGTTCTGCTGTGGCTCCGGATATGTTAAAACATGAAGGCCCTGCCAAAGTCTTTGATTGTGAAGAAGATGCTATGACGGCCATTACTACCGGCAAAATTGTGCCCGGCGATGTTGTCGTGATTCGCTATGAAGGTCCTAAGGGCGGTCCGGGAATGCGGGAAATGTTAAATCCTACCTCCGCCATTATGGGAAGCGGACTTGGGGAAAGCGTTGCCTTGATTACCGACGGTCGTTTCAGTGGCGCAACACGAGGTGCCGCAATCGGTCATGTTTCTCCTGAAGCCGCCGTTGGAGGCAACATTGCACTGATTGAGGATGGGGATATTATCCAGATCGATATAATGTCTAATAAAATTGATGTTAAGCTTAGTGATGATGAACTGGCAAAGCGCAGAGCAAAATGGGTGCCGAGAAAACCAAAAATAACGACAGGTTTCCTCGCTCGCTATGCCGGTATGGTTACCTCGGGAAACAGGGGTGCCGTTTTAGAACTTCCTAAGCAGTAA
- a CDS encoding ABC transporter substrate-binding protein, with amino-acid sequence MVILTLRYKTLLISLLCFLFLVSSTILTGCSATPTTNNTAAKKPQAINASYVSRPINIPSIVAKNQKLFEKEFAKDGIKFQWHDLSDPSNQLEALASKSLDFANSLNYVSVILAKANGNDLKIISSYSRFPKGISLVVNPRENIQAIQDLKGKKIALQKGTMLHEMLIRALNQANLKAQDLEIVDMDSTAGAAALAAGQVDATILPEPLLSKAVASGKAKKMISAEGLIPGLSVIAVRSDFAAAYPDIVKRYLAVHKASLDWSQTHLDEALTLAASQNKMKLQAVKALYPEFSFDMSLDQVKSDLLKSAAFLQSEGMIKPNVDLNKLVDDLVDPNFLPAK; translated from the coding sequence ATGGTGATACTTACGCTTCGCTATAAAACATTATTAATAAGTCTCCTCTGCTTCCTCTTTCTTGTTAGTTCAACAATCCTGACGGGTTGCTCTGCAACCCCGACCACAAACAATACTGCAGCAAAAAAACCTCAGGCAATCAATGCGTCTTACGTAAGCCGGCCTATTAATATTCCTTCCATTGTCGCCAAGAATCAAAAACTTTTTGAAAAAGAGTTCGCCAAAGACGGGATAAAATTCCAATGGCATGATCTATCAGACCCAAGCAACCAGCTTGAAGCTCTTGCCTCCAAATCCCTTGATTTCGCCAACAGCTTAAACTATGTATCGGTGATTTTGGCAAAAGCCAATGGGAATGACCTTAAAATCATTTCCTCCTATTCCAGATTTCCCAAAGGTATCAGCCTTGTTGTGAACCCACGGGAAAATATTCAAGCCATCCAAGACCTCAAAGGGAAAAAAATTGCCCTGCAAAAAGGAACCATGCTGCATGAAATGCTAATCCGGGCCCTTAATCAGGCAAATTTGAAAGCTCAAGATCTTGAAATCGTTGATATGGATTCTACTGCAGGAGCCGCTGCTCTGGCCGCAGGTCAAGTTGATGCAACAATACTCCCCGAACCTCTCCTGTCCAAAGCTGTCGCTTCCGGCAAGGCTAAAAAAATGATCTCAGCCGAAGGGCTAATTCCAGGCTTATCTGTTATTGCCGTACGCAGTGATTTTGCAGCTGCTTACCCGGACATCGTAAAACGCTATTTAGCCGTTCACAAAGCTTCTCTTGATTGGAGCCAAACCCATCTCGACGAAGCCTTGACTCTTGCTGCCAGTCAAAATAAGATGAAACTGCAAGCAGTCAAGGCTCTTTACCCTGAATTTTCCTTCGACATGAGTCTTGATCAAGTTAAGAGCGACTTGTTAAAATCTGCAGCCTTTTTACAAAGTGAAGGTATGATCAAACCAAACGTAGATCTTAACAAACTTGTGGACGATTTAGTTGATCCGAACTTTCTTCCTGCTAAGTAG
- a CDS encoding HlyD family secretion protein, with protein sequence MKKKVLAVIVVLGIIAGSVWGNSYFNHSKTQDVYSGTIEGTEIPVQPELGGKVIDLKVEEGQMIKAGDVIAKLDDSQAKISLQTAQSQQTQAQAKLDDLLGGTRAEELRRLESVLAQANDNVAALAPSLQLAQNNLANDQQLYKSGALSKQALDTQQNQYDTIKAQYDAAQANVNAAQASLDQAQAGYTQPTIQAQKAAVDIAAQSVKAAELNLSKLTITSPANGQVLYKEVEQGQVVNPGTTLITVLNPNDLWIKIYVPEAKLNKVKIGGTVGIAVDSYPNKTFKGQIQYISTQAEFTPKDVQTKEERTTTVYAVKISITQGKDQLKAGMPADVTLD encoded by the coding sequence ATGAAGAAAAAAGTGTTGGCTGTTATTGTGGTTTTAGGGATAATTGCGGGTTCAGTATGGGGAAATTCATATTTTAATCATTCTAAAACTCAAGACGTTTATTCCGGTACCATTGAAGGAACAGAAATCCCGGTGCAGCCAGAGCTGGGGGGTAAGGTCATTGATCTGAAGGTAGAGGAAGGTCAGATGATCAAGGCCGGAGATGTGATAGCTAAGCTTGATGACAGCCAGGCAAAAATTTCTCTGCAGACTGCCCAGAGTCAACAAACTCAGGCCCAGGCCAAACTCGATGACTTGCTGGGGGGAACGCGGGCCGAAGAACTTCGCCGGCTTGAATCGGTATTGGCACAGGCCAATGACAATGTTGCAGCCTTAGCCCCCAGTCTTCAATTGGCCCAAAATAATCTGGCTAATGACCAACAACTATACAAAAGCGGAGCTCTAAGCAAACAGGCTTTGGATACCCAGCAAAACCAATATGATACCATCAAGGCTCAGTATGATGCGGCTCAAGCCAATGTAAATGCGGCTCAGGCCAGTTTGGATCAAGCCCAGGCCGGCTATACTCAGCCGACAATTCAGGCTCAAAAAGCGGCGGTAGATATTGCAGCTCAATCAGTCAAAGCGGCGGAACTAAATCTAAGCAAACTTACGATAACGAGTCCGGCCAATGGCCAAGTGCTCTATAAGGAAGTTGAGCAGGGGCAGGTCGTTAATCCAGGGACAACGCTGATTACCGTTCTCAATCCCAATGATTTATGGATTAAAATTTACGTCCCTGAGGCAAAACTTAACAAGGTGAAAATAGGCGGGACGGTAGGCATTGCGGTGGATTCGTACCCTAATAAAACGTTCAAAGGCCAAATTCAGTATATCAGTACTCAGGCTGAATTCACGCCCAAAGATGTCCAGACTAAGGAAGAACGGACAACCACCGTTTATGCAGTCAAAATCAGCATTACCCAAGGGAAAGACCAATTGAAGGCTGGGATGCCTGCAGATGTAACCTTGGATTAG
- a CDS encoding ABC transporter ATP-binding protein, with protein MAAFLELKDICKNLPIGREPVQVLKNISFEVAAGELVCIIGKSGCGKTTLLKTIAGLEKQTSGQILLSGQALNGPGRDRGMIFQEPRLFPWLTLEDNIAFGLKGHVSKAARHKTVTGLLEIVGLKDYAKAWPGQLSGGMAQRAAIARALAVDPKILLLDEPFAALDALTRSKLQKDFLDLWQNTLKTCIHVTHDLDEALTLGQRIIILHSNPGRIVDIISLPLPYPRSPEDPELKSVKKRLLSLFVD; from the coding sequence ATGGCAGCCTTTCTAGAACTCAAGGACATTTGCAAAAATCTTCCAATAGGTCGTGAGCCCGTTCAGGTTTTAAAGAATATTAGCTTCGAGGTTGCCGCGGGCGAACTAGTCTGCATTATCGGCAAAAGCGGTTGTGGAAAGACCACTCTCCTCAAGACTATTGCCGGTCTGGAAAAACAAACTTCGGGACAAATTCTTCTTAGTGGTCAGGCTCTTAACGGCCCCGGGCGGGATCGGGGAATGATATTTCAAGAACCCCGCCTCTTTCCCTGGCTGACCTTAGAGGATAATATTGCTTTCGGTCTTAAAGGACATGTCTCTAAAGCAGCACGTCACAAAACCGTTACCGGCCTCCTGGAAATAGTAGGCCTAAAGGATTATGCCAAGGCTTGGCCCGGCCAATTATCGGGCGGCATGGCTCAAAGAGCCGCTATTGCCCGCGCCCTAGCGGTAGATCCCAAGATTTTATTGTTAGACGAGCCTTTTGCCGCCCTCGATGCTCTGACTCGCTCAAAACTTCAGAAGGATTTTCTTGATCTGTGGCAAAACACCCTTAAAACTTGTATCCACGTTACTCATGATCTGGATGAAGCTTTAACCCTAGGTCAGAGAATTATTATCCTGCACTCAAATCCCGGAAGAATAGTAGACATTATTTCGCTTCCGCTTCCCTATCCCCGCTCTCCGGAGGACCCGGAGCTTAAGTCCGTAAAAAAGCGATTATTATCCTTGTTTGTTGACTAG
- a CDS encoding ABC transporter permease — protein sequence MLRFSRTRFLAVLKKEFIHILRDRASLIMAIAMPLGMLLLFGYAVNTDVEHLPTVVWDQSQTQDSRDFVASVRNTQYMDPDYYASGYGQIENYLDSGKARAAVIIPPDFGRHLQGQRQASVQVLVDGSDPTIARAVTSAVQMLGLNKSLELQSKRLVAMGNSGGTALPLDVETRVWYNPDMKSRNFNIPALIGLILQNVIAMLTSFSIVREKERGTMEQLVVTPIRSLELLLGKLLPFVLIGFISLTLILATGIYWFGVVPVGSIPLLVLLSTIFLFTILAIGLLISSISKTQLQAMQMTFILILPSILLSGFVFPRETMPKLLQLMGGLLPLTYFLEIVRGIFLKGVGLQFLWQDTLTLCLFAVILLAVASKKFKKNLD from the coding sequence ATGCTAAGATTTTCCCGGACCCGTTTTCTAGCAGTATTAAAAAAGGAATTCATCCACATCCTGCGGGATCGAGCCAGTTTAATTATGGCTATTGCCATGCCTCTCGGTATGCTTCTCTTGTTTGGTTATGCTGTAAATACTGACGTTGAGCACCTTCCGACGGTTGTTTGGGATCAGTCCCAGACTCAAGACAGCAGAGATTTTGTAGCGTCGGTACGGAATACTCAATACATGGATCCTGATTATTATGCTTCCGGATATGGGCAGATTGAAAATTATTTAGACAGCGGCAAAGCTCGTGCCGCCGTGATTATCCCTCCGGATTTTGGAAGACATTTACAGGGGCAACGGCAGGCCTCGGTTCAGGTCCTTGTTGATGGTTCTGATCCAACGATTGCCCGGGCAGTTACGTCGGCAGTGCAAATGCTGGGATTGAATAAATCTCTGGAATTACAAAGCAAACGGCTGGTCGCCATGGGGAACTCGGGAGGGACGGCATTGCCCCTGGATGTTGAGACAAGAGTCTGGTACAACCCGGATATGAAATCAAGGAATTTTAATATACCGGCCTTAATTGGTCTGATCCTGCAAAACGTGATTGCTATGTTAACCTCCTTCTCCATTGTGCGGGAGAAAGAGCGTGGTACTATGGAACAGTTGGTGGTAACCCCTATACGCTCTCTGGAACTGCTTTTAGGCAAACTCTTGCCTTTTGTTTTGATCGGGTTTATTTCGCTGACCTTGATTTTGGCAACAGGTATCTATTGGTTCGGAGTTGTCCCTGTGGGAAGCATTCCTTTGCTTGTTCTGTTATCGACAATCTTCTTGTTTACGATTCTGGCTATTGGACTGCTCATTTCCAGTATTTCTAAAACACAGCTCCAAGCCATGCAGATGACCTTTATCTTAATCTTGCCCTCTATTCTTTTATCCGGTTTTGTCTTTCCGAGAGAGACTATGCCCAAGCTGCTGCAGTTAATGGGCGGTTTGCTTCCCTTAACGTATTTTTTAGAGATTGTCAGGGGTATTTTTCTCAAAGGGGTGGGTTTACAGTTTCTTTGGCAAGATACTCTGACCCTCTGCTTATTCGCCGTGATTTTGCTGGCAGTTGCTTCGAAGAAATTCAAGAAGAATTTAGACTAA
- a CDS encoding peptidylprolyl isomerase — translation MKKVQRLSLLLSVLMVIFVILGCGTQTNNSAPKGSANNSQTTPNSASSPAPTPPTTDKNNPLVTITMADGGIIKAELYPNIAPNTVKNFISLVKKGFYNGLTFHRVIPGFMIQGGDPSGNGTGGPGYSIKGEFTNNGFKNDLKHTRGVLSMARTQDPNSAGSQFFIMVAAAPSLDGDYAAFGKVTSGMDEVDKIVNTPQDQTINKPLTAQVMKSVTVDTFGVNYGEPEVIKK, via the coding sequence ATGAAAAAGGTTCAAAGACTAAGCTTACTTCTCAGTGTACTTATGGTGATTTTTGTGATTCTTGGCTGTGGAACACAGACGAACAATTCGGCCCCCAAGGGATCGGCAAATAACAGTCAAACTACCCCAAACTCTGCGTCTTCTCCTGCACCTACGCCGCCAACAACGGATAAAAACAATCCTTTGGTGACCATTACAATGGCAGACGGAGGGATTATTAAAGCTGAACTCTATCCGAACATTGCGCCCAACACGGTAAAGAACTTTATTTCCCTGGTGAAAAAGGGTTTTTATAATGGTTTAACCTTTCATAGAGTTATCCCAGGGTTCATGATTCAAGGAGGAGATCCCAGCGGTAATGGAACCGGCGGTCCGGGGTATAGTATTAAAGGAGAATTTACAAACAACGGTTTTAAAAATGATTTAAAGCATACCCGGGGAGTTCTTTCCATGGCAAGGACTCAAGATCCAAATTCCGCGGGTTCACAATTCTTTATTATGGTAGCAGCGGCCCCAAGTTTGGATGGTGATTATGCAGCCTTCGGCAAAGTAACCAGCGGGATGGATGAAGTCGATAAAATCGTAAATACCCCGCAAGACCAGACGATTAATAAGCCTTTGACTGCTCAAGTGATGAAGAGCGTGACGGTAGATACTTTCGGCGTAAACTACGGTGAGCCTGAAGTTATTAAGAAATAA